In one Nicotiana tomentosiformis chromosome 6, ASM39032v3, whole genome shotgun sequence genomic region, the following are encoded:
- the LOC138894135 gene encoding secreted RxLR effector protein 161-like — MEKLKDLRIDYWQRDTVRKRGMYVLQLISDLRLGTTKPVATPIDINKKFTLVEFDEHVGVARDELPKQSHSKSDKYINQSPRMWILMSSKSTYSLVCYCDADCAACHNTRRSVTDFFVKFGESLVYEKSKKQLTVSRSYAEVEYKSLAATTAEIIRLLAMFT, encoded by the exons ATggagaagttgaaagatttaaggATAGACTATTGGCAAAGAGATACAGTCAGAAAGAGG GGAATGTATGTACTTCAACTAATATCTGATTTAAGATTGGGAACAACAAAACCTGTTGCCACTCCTATAGACATAAATAAAAAATTCACTTTAGTAGAATTTGATGAGCATGTTGGAGTAGCAAGAGATGAG TTACCTAAACAGTCTCACAGTAAGAGCGATAAGTACATCAATCAAAGCCCAAGAATGTGGATCTTGATGagcagtaaaagcacatacagttTGGTTTGTTATTGTGATGCAGATTGTGCAGCATGTCATAATACTAGAAGATCAGTGACTGATTTTTTTGTAAAATTTGGGGAATCATTAGTCTATGAAAAGTCAAAAAAGCAACTGACAGTCTCAAGAAGTTATGCAGAAGTGGAGTATAAAAGTTTAGCCGCAACAACTGCAGAAATTATACGGTTGTTGGCGATGTTTACATAG